From one Lentimicrobium sp. L6 genomic stretch:
- a CDS encoding queuosine precursor transporter has product MDLILKYRAEKAYLILAAIFLSALVVSNLIFQKFFQWSPFGIYTFELSVGILPYPITFIVTDVVSEIYGRRRANQMVFLGFIASVFTLGIIVIANLAPATDWSPINDQTFSQVFGFTYVAVGASMAAYLVAQLVDVQMFHFWKKLTNGKHLWLRNNASTFTSQLVDTLVILLILCSLDVIAWERFSSLLINGFMFKVLVAMADTPIVYFVVWLFRNQFKIKDNAEYLDY; this is encoded by the coding sequence ATGGATTTAATTTTAAAATATAGAGCAGAAAAAGCCTATCTCATTCTTGCAGCCATATTTCTATCTGCTTTAGTTGTTAGTAATCTCATATTTCAGAAGTTTTTTCAATGGTCGCCATTTGGTATATACACCTTTGAACTATCTGTTGGAATACTTCCTTACCCCATAACATTTATTGTGACTGATGTAGTTTCTGAAATATATGGGCGCAGACGTGCCAATCAAATGGTTTTTTTGGGTTTTATTGCAAGTGTTTTCACTTTAGGCATCATTGTTATTGCAAATCTAGCACCTGCTACTGACTGGTCTCCCATTAACGATCAAACCTTCTCTCAGGTTTTTGGTTTTACCTATGTAGCTGTTGGAGCCTCCATGGCAGCCTACCTTGTTGCACAGCTGGTTGATGTTCAAATGTTTCATTTCTGGAAAAAACTCACAAATGGCAAACACCTTTGGTTAAGAAATAATGCGTCCACCTTTACCAGCCAACTGGTTGATACTTTGGTTATTTTACTTATCCTTTGTTCTTTAGATGTGATTGCGTGGGAACGATTTTCTTCTCTTTTAATCAATGGATTTATGTTTAAGGTATTAGTAGCTATGGCCGATACTCCCATTGTGTA